From the Achromobacter xylosoxidans A8 genome, the window ACGCAGACCGGGGCGCGACACGCGTTCAATGCGCTCGATAACCGGACGGCCAGCGTAGTACTTCAGGGTGATCTCGAGCTCAGGCTTGGCCTGGGTGCCCTTGATTTCAAAGCTGTCGATGTAGCCTTCGTCCTTCAGCACAGCGGCAATGGCCGCCTTCAGCTTCGAGGAGGGCATGTTCACCGTAACTTTGTCCACTTGCTGCGCATTGCGAATGCGGGTCAGCATATCGGCGATGGGATCGCTCATGCTCATATTGTTTCTCCTACCAGCTGGCCTTGGTGATGCCGGGGATTTCACCCTTCATCGCCATTTCACGCAGTTTGTGGCGCGTCAGGCCGAACTTGCGGAACACACCGCGCGGACGACCGGTGACCACGCAACGGTTACGTTGACGCGTCGGGTTGGCATTGCGCGGCAGCTGTTGCAGCTTGAGCCGAGCTTGGTAACGTTCTTCGTCGGTCTTCGACTGGTCGTCGATGATCGCCTTCAACTCAGCGCGCTTGGCAGCGAACTTGTCAGCCAGCTTGGCGCGCTTGATGTCGCGATTGATGAGGGAAAGTTTAGCCACGTCATCAGCCCCTTAGTTACGGAACGGGAAGCTGAAGGCCGTCAACAGCGCCTTGGCTTCTTCGTCGGTCTTCGCGGAGGTGGTGATGCTGATGTTCAGCCCACGCAGCGCGTCGATCTTGTCGTACTCGATTTCGGGGAAAATGATCTGCTCTTTCACCCCGATGTTGTAGTTGCCACGGCCGTCGAACGCACGACCCGAGATACCGCGGAAGTCGCGCACGCGAGGCAGCGCAACCGCCACCAGGCGATCCAGGAATTCGTACATGCGTTGACCGCGCAGCGTGACCATGCAACCGATCGGGTAGTTTTCGCGGATCTTGAACCCGGCGATAGCCTTCTTGGTCTTCGTCACGACGGGCTTCTGGCCGGCGATCTTGGTCAGGTCACCAACAGCGTGCTCGATGACTTTCTTGTCCGACACCGCTTCCGACACACCCATGTTCAGGGTGATCTTGGTGATGCGCGGCACTTCCATCGTGCTCTTGTAGCCAAACTTGGCTTGCAGGTCGGCAGCGACCTTGCTCTTGTAGAGATCTTGCAAACGAGACATGTCTATCGCCCCTTACGCCTTGGCGCCGACAACGGCACCATTGGAACGGAACACGCGAACCTTGCGGCCTTCGACTTCTTGCACGCCCACGCGATCGCCACGGCCGGTGGCCGGGTTGAACAGCGCGACGTTCGAGATGTGAATCGGCATGGTCTTTTCGACAATCCCGCCCGGGTTGTTAGCCATCGGGTTGGCTTTCACGTGCTTCTTGACGACGTTGACGCCTTCGACCAGAACGTGGTCGGCATCGACGCGCGCCAGCACGGTACCGCGACGCTTCTTGTCGCGGCCGGTCAGGACGATGACTTCGTCGCCTTTACGAATGTTGTTCATCGTAGGGCTCCTTACAGCACTTCCGGGGCCAACGACACGATCTTCATGAACTTCTCGGTACGCAGTTCGCGCGTAACGGGTCCGAAGATGCGGGTGCCGATGGGCTCCAGCTTGGCGTTGAGCAACACGGCGGCATTGCCACCGAAACGAATCAGCGAACCGTCTTTACGGCGCACGCCCTTGGCGGTACGAACCACCACGGCATTGTAAATTTCGCCTTTCTTGACGCGTCCGCGCGGAGCCGCATCTTTGACGCTCACCTTGATGATGTCGCCGATACCGGCATAACGGCGCTTGGAGCCACCGAGCACCTTAATGCACATGACATGACGCGCACCAGTGTTATCGGCCACATCCAGCGTGGTCTGCATTTGGATCATGATTTTTCCTGTTCCAACTTAACTGGAAATACGGTTTTCCCAACAAGGGAACACTGCAATTCCTGCCAGTTTTGGTCCCGTCAGGTCTGCCGCCCTGCTTTTGTGTTGGCATGTCTTGAGCTTTCGCCCTACTCACGCAACTGGTTGGCAACGCAACGACCCTGGGTTGAAATCCTGCGGGTATTCCCCCAACACGTCGGGCTAACCTGCATAGGCGCGGGCCAACTCGATCGACAATCTGGGAAAGCTGATAATTCTAACGTGGTTAGTTTTTGAGCGCAAGCACTTTGTGTGGATAACCCACAAAAGCCACGCTCCCCCTGGGAAAGGGGTGGACCGAGGCTATCCGCCCCCTATTTCTGGCGGTAGTAGCCCTTCTCCCAGGCGTCATGATTGGCCTTGCCGCGACGGATCTCGTCCGTGAACGGCGCGGCCATGAGCACCAGGCGGTTCAGCCATTTTACCGGAGCGCGGCAGGGGCGCTCGAAGTCCACGAAGAGCACGGCGCGCAAGCCGGCAGTGTCGTTGTGCACTTGGTGCGGGTACAGGTCGTCGAACACCACCGCCCGGCCTTCGCGCCAGCTGTAGCGCTCGCCCCCGACCTCGATCCAGCATTGCTCGGCCGGTTCCGGCACCACCAGCCCCAGATGCAGGCGCAGGACCCCGTTGTACGGACCCGTGTGCAGGGGGATGCGCTTGCCGGCCTCCAGGATGGAGAAGAATGCCGTGCGGATGCCCGGGATCCCCTGCAGCGCCCGGGCCGTGGCGGGACACCGGGCCAGATTACGTTCGGAACGCAGGCCGTAACCCATGAAGACAAAGGTCTTCCATTGGTCGTCCGAGGTGATCTGGCCCACATCGGGCGAGATTTCGTGAAACGCGGGCAGGTGCTGGCGCTCGGAGAGCAGGCCCGCCAGTTCAGTGCGGATGGCAGGCGCCTGGGCCTCGAGCGCGGCTACCCAGGGAAACTGGCCGTTGTCGAAAATGGGACGGTCGCCGACCAGCGAGGCCTGGGCGATGCGATTGCGCAACCAATCTATGAAGCGGAAAAAGACGCGCGAGTAGAAACTGGGCTTGCTGGGCGGACGCGCATCGACGGGTTGCACAATGAGTAGCCGGATAGACAGCCAAAGATGCACCATTTTGTCCATGCCGGCGCGGGCACGCAAGACTTGCGCCGGCAGATTGGCTCCAATGCGCCGCCGGCCATTGGCCCTCCCCGCCACGGACAAGCTGGTTTAGACTGGCATGGGCGACAGTGATCGCTATCCACTCCTATTTCGCAAGGGAAGACAGGCATGTATGAACAGTTGGCGCTGTATATCGACGGCGAATTCGTCGCCGGAGAGGGCAGGCGCACCCAGGACGTCATCAACCCGGCCACGCTGGAAGTTCTCGGCCAGTTGCCCCACGCCACCGAAGCGGATCTGGATCGCGCGCTAGCCGCCGCCCAGCGCGCGTTCGAGTCGTGGAAGAAATCCTCTCCCATGGACCGTTCGGCCATCCTGCGCAAGGTCGCGACGCTGTCGCGCGAGCGCGCCAAGGAAATCGGCCGCAACATGACGCTGGACCAGGGCAAGCCGCTGGCCGAAGCCGTGGGCGAAGTCACCTCCTGCGCCGAACACGCCGACTGGCACGCCGAGGAATGCCGCCGCATCTACGGCCGCGTGGTCCCGCCGCGTAATCCCGACGTGCGCCAGTTCGTGGTGCGCGAACCCATCGGCGTCTGCGCCGCGTTCACGCCCTGGAACTTCCCGTACAACCAGGCCATCCGCAAGATCGCCGCCGCGCTCGGCGCCGGCTGCACGGTGGTGCTGAAGGGTCCTGAAGACTCGCCCAGCGCTGTCATGGCGATTGCCCGCATGTTCCATGATGCCGGCCTGCCCAAGGGCTGCCTGAACATCGTCTGGGGCGAGCCCGCCAAGATCTCGGACTACCTGATCC encodes:
- the rpsN gene encoding 30S ribosomal protein S14, with protein sequence MAKLSLINRDIKRAKLADKFAAKRAELKAIIDDQSKTDEERYQARLKLQQLPRNANPTRQRNRCVVTGRPRGVFRKFGLTRHKLREMAMKGEIPGITKASW
- the rplE gene encoding 50S ribosomal protein L5; the protein is MSRLQDLYKSKVAADLQAKFGYKSTMEVPRITKITLNMGVSEAVSDKKVIEHAVGDLTKIAGQKPVVTKTKKAIAGFKIRENYPIGCMVTLRGQRMYEFLDRLVAVALPRVRDFRGISGRAFDGRGNYNIGVKEQIIFPEIEYDKIDALRGLNISITTSAKTDEEAKALLTAFSFPFRN
- a CDS encoding aspartyl/asparaginyl beta-hydroxylase domain-containing protein produces the protein MQPVDARPPSKPSFYSRVFFRFIDWLRNRIAQASLVGDRPIFDNGQFPWVAALEAQAPAIRTELAGLLSERQHLPAFHEISPDVGQITSDDQWKTFVFMGYGLRSERNLARCPATARALQGIPGIRTAFFSILEAGKRIPLHTGPYNGVLRLHLGLVVPEPAEQCWIEVGGERYSWREGRAVVFDDLYPHQVHNDTAGLRAVLFVDFERPCRAPVKWLNRLVLMAAPFTDEIRRGKANHDAWEKGYYRQK
- the rplN gene encoding 50S ribosomal protein L14, which codes for MIQMQTTLDVADNTGARHVMCIKVLGGSKRRYAGIGDIIKVSVKDAAPRGRVKKGEIYNAVVVRTAKGVRRKDGSLIRFGGNAAVLLNAKLEPIGTRIFGPVTRELRTEKFMKIVSLAPEVL
- the rplX gene encoding 50S ribosomal protein L24 → MNNIRKGDEVIVLTGRDKKRRGTVLARVDADHVLVEGVNVVKKHVKANPMANNPGGIVEKTMPIHISNVALFNPATGRGDRVGVQEVEGRKVRVFRSNGAVVGAKA
- the rpsH gene encoding 30S ribosomal protein S8, which gives rise to MSMSDPIADMLTRIRNAQQVDKVTVNMPSSKLKAAIAAVLKDEGYIDSFEIKGTQAKPELEITLKYYAGRPVIERIERVSRPGLRIYKGRTSIPQVMNGLGVAIVSTSRGVMTDRKARANGVGGEVLCYVA